Genomic window (Streptomyces liliiviolaceus):
CCTCCAGTCTGCGGGCCAGTTCGCGGCGCGGGCTGAAGGTGCCGCAGGACAGGCAGACGACCCGGTCCAGACTTCCGTGCAGCTCCACGACACCCTCGGTGCCCGCGGCCTGGTGCAGGCCGTCGACGTTCTGCGTGATCACGCCCGTGAGCAGGCCGTGCCGCGCGAAGGCGGCGACGGCCCGGTGTCCCGCGTTGGGGCGGGCCCGGCCGAAGGTACGCCAGCCGAGGTGGCTGCGCGCCCAGTACCGGCGCCGCGCCTGCGCACCGCCGACGAAGTCCTGGTAGGTCATCGGGGTGTGCCGGCTCAGGCTCCCGCCCTCGCCCCGGTAGTCGGGGATGCCGGATTCCGTGGAGATGCCCGCCCCGCTGAGCACCAGCACCCCGCCGAGGCGCAGCGCGTCGGCGACCGGCCGCGGATCGGTGGTGCCGGGCGGCAGGTCTTCGGTCGGGGTCCAGCTCAACGTGGGGCGCATGCGCATGCCACCAGAGTAGGCAACCTTCATCGTCCCGCTGCTCGGTGACGTCCACCGGGCGGTCCACGCAGGCAGACCCCCGGTGAACTTTTTCAGACACGCGGTGGCGTAATCCGTCACCTTCCAGCCATGCGCGGGCACGGTCCCGAACTGCGTCCTTTACGCCTCCGTAACCCCTCGGATGCTGGATGACACGGCCTTGACCAGCGGCGATGCAGGATTCCTTCATTGACGGCGGCCCCGGTGCTCATTAGCGTCGGCGCCATGAACCACCGAGCCCCCGTGGACACCATCGACGACCTGGACCGACGCATCA
Coding sequences:
- a CDS encoding NAD-dependent protein deacetylase; protein product: MRMRPTLSWTPTEDLPPGTTDPRPVADALRLGGVLVLSGAGISTESGIPDYRGEGGSLSRHTPMTYQDFVGGAQARRRYWARSHLGWRTFGRARPNAGHRAVAAFARHGLLTGVITQNVDGLHQAAGTEGVVELHGSLDRVVCLSCGTFSPRRELARRLEEANAGFEPVAAAINPDGDADLTDDQVGDFQVVPCTLCGGILKPDVVFFGESVPVPRVEQCRELVRAATSLLILGSSLTVMSGLRFVRQAAQDGKPVLIVNRDATRGDVHAVTRIALPLGPTLTGVADGLGIPVEDGTAAGIGQ